The following proteins come from a genomic window of Trifolium pratense cultivar HEN17-A07 linkage group LG4, ARS_RC_1.1, whole genome shotgun sequence:
- the LOC123919548 gene encoding disease resistance protein Roq1-like isoform X2, with the protein MSSFTSCFYRRRKFQPISTTTNMKKYDVYLSFCDEDPDFFILGIYKGLTSGSGINVFWDNKRIKRGDQEVPTSVLNVIGDCKLVVIVFSTNYFNSRWCLQELEKITECCRTTDSRLMLLTFSFFYNGVHLVLGYPDTDFFEREAFHDFLDRIYKKEISQQGDKFMSWVAAISHNKAITYAGSTYLGHVFTNRIEREHIENVVELATRVITEKRDMFNVFYTESLNSRVQDVTQLLKQSKSPLILGIWGMPGIGKSTIAKAIYGQVGSYFRHKCLIENVKRSVQNKTYTLVSLQEKIILDMAREPENDISTIESGKVILKERLHSKRVLLVLDDVDNLEQLHALCGSREWFGEGSKIIITTTNRQLLKEHGADHIYRVKELDENESLELFNWKAFSQATSQEGFAELSRQVVAYSGGLPLALTDLGIHFNSETVDIWECKLHNFTRHFYNGVQGTLESSFNDLNDEEKQVFFDIAYFYIGIDQHDVVQSLNSSTHCTNLLISLLEDKSFVTIDENNKIQMHVLLQATAEAIITRESSNKTDQPKMYDVFLSFRGEDSRAKFMSHLHSSLQNAGIDTFRDDDEIQRGDQISISLLKTIGQSRISIVVLSKNYANSRWCMLELEKIMKIGRDRGLVVVPVFYEVDPSDVRHQKGQFGKGFDDLTSKISVHESTKTRWQRDLYEICGIAGFVLIDSRNESADIKNIVEHVTRLLDRTQLFVAEHPVGVESRVEAVTKLLNIQKAEDVLLIGIWGMGGTGKTTIAKSIYNKVGRKFEGRSFLLGIREFWETHTNQVSLQQQVLCDVYKTTALKIRDIESGKNILKEKLSKNRVLFVLDDVDELDQLKALCGNREWFGPGSRIIITTRDMDLLRSCGVDQVYTIEEMDESESLELFSWHAFKQPSPTEDYATHSADVIAYSGKLPLALEVLGSYLSNCEITEWQKVLEKLKCIPHDQVQKKLKVSFDGLKDFTEKQIFLDISCFFIGMDKKDVTAILNGCGFFADIGIKVLVERALLTVDNRNKLRMHDLLRDMGRQIIYEESPSDPEKRSRLWRCDEVQDILSRDKGTEAVKGLALEFPRKDCLETKAFKKMNKLRLLRLAGVKLEGDFKYLSGDLRWLYWHGFPETYTPAEFQQGSLVAIELKYSKLNKIWNTSQMLENLKNLNLSHSLDLAETPNFSYLPNLEKLVLKDCPSLSTVSHSIGSLHKLLMLNLTDCTGLQTLPRSIYKLKSLETLILSGCSKIDKLEEDLEQMESLITLIADKTGITKVPFSIVRLKSIGYISLSGFEGFSRDVFPSLIRSWMSPSNNVISLVQTSVSMSSLGTSKDLQKLRIICAKCDSELQLTRDIARFLEVLKATNCQNLEASASSTASEISDMHASPVSDCIGHFRNLGSKNHLKSLLIQMGTKCQISNVAEDSVLQTADGTWDLFLLGCDNKSDWLTFSCKGCSIIFDVPTMKGSYLKSMMLYIVYYSCSENITSEGFQEHNLKSRTW; encoded by the exons ATGTCTTCCTTCACTTCCTGCTTCTATAGACGCCGCAAATTTCAACCCATATCTACTACTACTAACATGAAGAAGTACGATGTGTACTTGAGTTTCTGCGACGAAGAccctgatttttttattttgggtatCTATAAGGGCCTTACTTCAGGAAGTGGAATTAATGTTTTCTGGGACAATAAGAGGATTAAAAGAGGAGATCAAGAAGTACCAACCTCAGTGTTGAATGTAATTGGAGATTGCAAACTTGTTGTAATCGTATTTtcaacaaattattttaattcaagATGGTGTCTTCAAGAATTGGAAAAAATAACTGAATGTTGCCGAACCACAGATAGTCGTCTCATGCTTCTTACTTTCTCTTTCTTCTATAATGGTGTCCATCTGGTGTTAGGATATCCGGACACTGATTTTTTTGAAAGAGAGGCTTTTCATGATTTTCTTGATAGAATCTATAAAAAAGAAATCTCCCAACAGGGGGATAAGTTCATGAGTTGGGTGGCAGCGATCAGTCATAATAAAGCTATCACTTATGCAGGATCAACATATTTGGGACACGTCTTCACAAACAG GATAGAAAGAGAACATATTGAGAATGTAGTTGAACTTGCTACTCGTGTGATAACAGAGAAGAGAGACATGTTCAATGTTTTCTATACAGAGAGTTTAAATTCGCGTGTTCAAGACGTGACTCAACTATTGAAACAATCAAAATCTCCTCTCATATTAGGGATATGGGGGATGCCAGGGATTGGTAAATCAACCATTGCCAAAGCCATTTATGGTCAGGTTGGTTCCTATTTTAGGCACAAGTGCTTGATTGAAAATGTCAAGAGATCAGTTCAGAATAAAACTTATACTCTAGTTTCTTTACAAGAGAAAATTATACTTGATATGGCCAGAGAACCTGAAAATGATATATCTACAATTGAGTCAGGAAAAgtgattttaaaagaaagaCTTCATAGTAAAAGGGTACTTCTTGTACTTGACGATGTTGATAATTTGGAGCAACTGCATGCATTGTGTGGAAGTCGTGAGTGGTTTGGTGAAGGTAGCAAAATAATCATCACGACAACGAATAGGCAACTACTAAAGGAGCATGGAGCTGACCATATATACAGAGTGAAAGAACTAGACGAAAATGAATCGCTTGAGCTTTTTAATTGGAAAGCGTTCAGCCAAGCAACTTCTCAAGAAGGTTTTGCAGAACTTTCCAGACAGGTAGTTGCTTATTCTGGGGGATTGCCTCTTGCTCTTACAGACCTTGGGATCCATTTCAATTCGGAAACAGTAGATATCTGGGAGTGTAAGTTGCATAACTTCACAAGGCATTTCTATAATGGTGTACAGGGAACACTAGAAAGTAGTTTTAATGATTTAAATGATGAGGAAAAACAAGTATTCTTTGATATAGCATATTTCTATATCGGGATAGACCAACATGATGTAGTCCAATCTTTAAATAGTTCAACACATTGTACAAATCTTCTAATAAGCCTCCTTGAAGACAAAAGCTTTGTAACCATTGATGAGAATAACAAGATTCAAATGCATGTTTTGCTACAAGCCACAGCAGAAGCTATCATTACGAGGGAATCAAGTAATAAAACTGATCAG CCAAAGATGTACGATGTGTTCTTGAGTTTCAGAGGGGAAGATAGTCGTGCAAAGTTCATGTCACATCTGCATTCCTCTCTTCAAAATGCAGGGATTGATACTTTCAGAGATGATGACGAGATTCAACGAGGAGATCAAATCTCAATCTCACTGTTGAAAACAATTGGACAGTCTAGAATTTCTATtgttgttttgtcaaaaaactaTGCTAATTCAAGATGGTGTATGCTAGAGTTGGAGAAGATAATGAAAATTGGCAGAGATAGGGGTCTGGTTGTTGTGCCGGTGTTCTATGAGGTGGATCCCTCAGATGTACGTCATCAGAAAGGTCAGTTTGGGAAAGGTTTTGATGATCTTACATCAAAAATCTCAGTGCATGAATCCACAAAGACTCGTTGGCAAAGAGATCTCTATGAAATTTGTGGCATTGCAGGGTTTGTCCTCATAGATTCCag GAATGAAAGTGCTGATATCAAGAATATTGTCGAACATGTCACTCGTTTGCTAGATAGGACACAGTTATTCGTTGCTGAACATCCAGTGGGTGTAGAATCTCGTGTGGAAGCTGTGACTAAGCTACTAAACATCCAAAAAGCAGAAGATGTTTTACTAATAGGGATATGGGGAATGGGGGGTACGGGTAAAACAACCATTGCCAAATCCATTTACAACAAAGTTGGGAGAAAATTTGAGGGAAGGAGCTTTCTTCTGGGTATAAGGGAATTTTGGGAGACACATACTAATCAAGTTTCACTACAGCAACAGGTACTTTGTGATGTTTACAAAACAACAGCTTTGAAGATACGAGACATTGAATCAGGGAAAAATATATTGAAGGAAAAACTTTCCAAGAATAGGGTGCTTTTTGTGCTCGATGATGTGGATGAATTGGATCAACTAAAGGCTTTGTGTGGAAACCGTGAATGGTTTGGTCCAGGAAGTAGAATAATCATTACAACAAGAGATATGGATCTTCTTAGATCATGTGGAGTTGATCAAGTGTATACAATAGAAGAAATGGACGAAAGTGAATCTCTTGAGCTTTTCAGCTGGCACGCATTCAAGCAACCAAGTCCGACAGAGGATTATGCTACACATTCAGCAGACGTTATTGCTTATTCGGGGAAATTGCCACTAGCACTTGAAGTCCTTGGGTCCTATTTGTCTAATTGTGAAATAACAGAGTGGCAGAAAGTTTTGGAGAAACTCAAATGTATTCCCCATGACCAAGTACAGAAGAAGCTAAAAGTAAGCTTCGATGGTTTAAAAGATTTTACAGAGAAACAAATATTCCTGGATATATCTTGTTTCTTTATTGGGATGGACAAAAAGGATGTAACAGCAATATTAAATGGGTGTGGGTTTTTTGCTGATATTGGAATTAAAGTCCTTGTAGAGCGAGCGCTTTTAACTGTTGACAATAGGAACAAGCTTAGAATGCATGATTTGTTAAGAGACATGGGCAGACAAATAATTTATGAGGAATCACCATCAGATCCTGAGAAGCGCAGTAGGTTGTGGCGCTGTGATGAAGTGCAAGATATATTATCTAGGGATAAG gGAACAGAAGCTGTCAAGGGACTGGCTTTGGAGTTCCCAAGAAAAGATTGTCTGGAAACCAAAGCATTTAAGAAGATGAATAAACTCAGATTGCTTCGCCTCGCTGGGGTGAAGCTTGAGGGAGATTTTAAATACCTTTCAGGAGATCTTAGGTGGCTATACTGGCATGGATTTCCAGAAACCTACACTCCTGCAGAATTTCAGCAAGGAAGTCTAGTTGCCAttgaattaaaatatagtaagcTCAACAAAATTTGGAACACGAGCCAG ATGCTAGAAAATCTAAAAAATCTTAATCTTAGTCATTCTCTGGATTTGGCTGAAACCCCAAACTTTTCCTACTTGCCTAATCTTGAAAAGCTGGTACTCAAAGACTGTCCAAGTTTGTCTACAGTCTCCCATAGCATTGGATCTCTACATAAACTTCTTATGTTAAATTTGACAGACTGCACAGGTCTTCAGACACTTCCGAGAAGCATCTATAAATTAAAGTCTCTAGAAACTTTGATTCTTTCAGGATGCTCCAAGATTGACAAATTGGAGGAGGATTTGGAACAAATGGAATCATTGATTACCTTGATTGCGGATAAGACTGGTATAACAAAAGTGCCATTTTCAATAGTGAGATTGAAAAGCATCGGATATATTTCTTTAAGTGGCTTTGAAGGATTTTCTCGTGATGTATTCCCTTCTCTAATTCGGTCTTGGATGTCGCCATCAAATAATGTGATATCCCTAGTTCAAACATCAGTGTCCATGTCATCACTTGGTACTTCAAAAGACCTTCAAAAACTTCGAATTATTTGTGCGAAGTGTGATTCAGAGTTACAACTAACTCGAGATATAGCAAGGTTTTTGGAAGTATTAAAAGCCACAAATTGTCAGAACTTGGAAGCAAGTGCAAGTTCAACTGCATCAGAGATCTCTGATATGCATGCTTCTCCCGTAAGTGATTGCATTGGTCATTTTCGCAATTTAGGGTCAAAGAATCACTTGAAATCTCTCTTAATTCAAATGGGAACAAAATGCCAAATCTCTAATGTTGCTGAAGACAGTGTTTTACAG ACTGCAGATGGGACTTGGGATTTATTTTTACTCGGCTGTGACAATAAATCTGATTGGCTAACTTTCAGTTGCAAAGGTTGTTCGATAATATTTGATGTCCCAACAATGAAGGGGAGTTACCTGAAGAGTATGATGTTGTACATTGTCTATTACTCTTGCTCGGAAAACATAACATCAGAAGGTTTCCAAG AGCATAACCTCAAATCTAGAACCTGGTAA
- the LOC123919548 gene encoding disease resistance protein Roq1-like isoform X1: protein MSSFTSCFYRRRKFQPISTTTNMKKYDVYLSFCDEDPDFFILGIYKGLTSGSGINVFWDNKRIKRGDQEVPTSVLNVIGDCKLVVIVFSTNYFNSRWCLQELEKITECCRTTDSRLMLLTFSFFYNGVHLVLGYPDTDFFEREAFHDFLDRIYKKEISQQGDKFMSWVAAISHNKAITYAGSTYLGHVFTNRIEREHIENVVELATRVITEKRDMFNVFYTESLNSRVQDVTQLLKQSKSPLILGIWGMPGIGKSTIAKAIYGQVGSYFRHKCLIENVKRSVQNKTYTLVSLQEKIILDMAREPENDISTIESGKVILKERLHSKRVLLVLDDVDNLEQLHALCGSREWFGEGSKIIITTTNRQLLKEHGADHIYRVKELDENESLELFNWKAFSQATSQEGFAELSRQVVAYSGGLPLALTDLGIHFNSETVDIWECKLHNFTRHFYNGVQGTLESSFNDLNDEEKQVFFDIAYFYIGIDQHDVVQSLNSSTHCTNLLISLLEDKSFVTIDENNKIQMHVLLQATAEAIITRESSNKTDQPKMYDVFLSFRGEDSRAKFMSHLHSSLQNAGIDTFRDDDEIQRGDQISISLLKTIGQSRISIVVLSKNYANSRWCMLELEKIMKIGRDRGLVVVPVFYEVDPSDVRHQKGQFGKGFDDLTSKISVHESTKTRWQRDLYEICGIAGFVLIDSRNESADIKNIVEHVTRLLDRTQLFVAEHPVGVESRVEAVTKLLNIQKAEDVLLIGIWGMGGTGKTTIAKSIYNKVGRKFEGRSFLLGIREFWETHTNQVSLQQQVLCDVYKTTALKIRDIESGKNILKEKLSKNRVLFVLDDVDELDQLKALCGNREWFGPGSRIIITTRDMDLLRSCGVDQVYTIEEMDESESLELFSWHAFKQPSPTEDYATHSADVIAYSGKLPLALEVLGSYLSNCEITEWQKVLEKLKCIPHDQVQKKLKVSFDGLKDFTEKQIFLDISCFFIGMDKKDVTAILNGCGFFADIGIKVLVERALLTVDNRNKLRMHDLLRDMGRQIIYEESPSDPEKRSRLWRCDEVQDILSRDKGTEAVKGLALEFPRKDCLETKAFKKMNKLRLLRLAGVKLEGDFKYLSGDLRWLYWHGFPETYTPAEFQQGSLVAIELKYSKLNKIWNTSQMLENLKNLNLSHSLDLAETPNFSYLPNLEKLVLKDCPSLSTVSHSIGSLHKLLMLNLTDCTGLQTLPRSIYKLKSLETLILSGCSKIDKLEEDLEQMESLITLIADKTGITKVPFSIVRLKSIGYISLSGFEGFSRDVFPSLIRSWMSPSNNVISLVQTSVSMSSLGTSKDLQKLRIICAKCDSELQLTRDIARFLEVLKATNCQNLEASASSTASEISDMHASPVSDCIGHFRNLGSKNHLKSLLIQMGTKCQISNVAEDSVLQTADGTWDLFLLGCDNKSDWLTFSCKGCSIIFDVPTMKGSYLKSMMLYIVYYSCSENITSEGFQGMLIINYTKTTIHAYKTDTLTSFDDEDWQSITSNLEPGNKVGVMVVFGEGFIVEKTIVSLLYDEPLDKEMERSHLIDEEDLVSGNDNKNVSVSCGDNEAINRFAEEMVNHMQITMYGGGIYADAVGPLQLVPHDPDQPAEAVAEEIPAAEAYGDQEQQVPPPEGQPEQQATAAPEAIGSALGAQILDAFRELRADFFQLEQTVTARLNAVEVRLVVLEDAIAEIPRGSNSEFTAVES, encoded by the exons ATGTCTTCCTTCACTTCCTGCTTCTATAGACGCCGCAAATTTCAACCCATATCTACTACTACTAACATGAAGAAGTACGATGTGTACTTGAGTTTCTGCGACGAAGAccctgatttttttattttgggtatCTATAAGGGCCTTACTTCAGGAAGTGGAATTAATGTTTTCTGGGACAATAAGAGGATTAAAAGAGGAGATCAAGAAGTACCAACCTCAGTGTTGAATGTAATTGGAGATTGCAAACTTGTTGTAATCGTATTTtcaacaaattattttaattcaagATGGTGTCTTCAAGAATTGGAAAAAATAACTGAATGTTGCCGAACCACAGATAGTCGTCTCATGCTTCTTACTTTCTCTTTCTTCTATAATGGTGTCCATCTGGTGTTAGGATATCCGGACACTGATTTTTTTGAAAGAGAGGCTTTTCATGATTTTCTTGATAGAATCTATAAAAAAGAAATCTCCCAACAGGGGGATAAGTTCATGAGTTGGGTGGCAGCGATCAGTCATAATAAAGCTATCACTTATGCAGGATCAACATATTTGGGACACGTCTTCACAAACAG GATAGAAAGAGAACATATTGAGAATGTAGTTGAACTTGCTACTCGTGTGATAACAGAGAAGAGAGACATGTTCAATGTTTTCTATACAGAGAGTTTAAATTCGCGTGTTCAAGACGTGACTCAACTATTGAAACAATCAAAATCTCCTCTCATATTAGGGATATGGGGGATGCCAGGGATTGGTAAATCAACCATTGCCAAAGCCATTTATGGTCAGGTTGGTTCCTATTTTAGGCACAAGTGCTTGATTGAAAATGTCAAGAGATCAGTTCAGAATAAAACTTATACTCTAGTTTCTTTACAAGAGAAAATTATACTTGATATGGCCAGAGAACCTGAAAATGATATATCTACAATTGAGTCAGGAAAAgtgattttaaaagaaagaCTTCATAGTAAAAGGGTACTTCTTGTACTTGACGATGTTGATAATTTGGAGCAACTGCATGCATTGTGTGGAAGTCGTGAGTGGTTTGGTGAAGGTAGCAAAATAATCATCACGACAACGAATAGGCAACTACTAAAGGAGCATGGAGCTGACCATATATACAGAGTGAAAGAACTAGACGAAAATGAATCGCTTGAGCTTTTTAATTGGAAAGCGTTCAGCCAAGCAACTTCTCAAGAAGGTTTTGCAGAACTTTCCAGACAGGTAGTTGCTTATTCTGGGGGATTGCCTCTTGCTCTTACAGACCTTGGGATCCATTTCAATTCGGAAACAGTAGATATCTGGGAGTGTAAGTTGCATAACTTCACAAGGCATTTCTATAATGGTGTACAGGGAACACTAGAAAGTAGTTTTAATGATTTAAATGATGAGGAAAAACAAGTATTCTTTGATATAGCATATTTCTATATCGGGATAGACCAACATGATGTAGTCCAATCTTTAAATAGTTCAACACATTGTACAAATCTTCTAATAAGCCTCCTTGAAGACAAAAGCTTTGTAACCATTGATGAGAATAACAAGATTCAAATGCATGTTTTGCTACAAGCCACAGCAGAAGCTATCATTACGAGGGAATCAAGTAATAAAACTGATCAG CCAAAGATGTACGATGTGTTCTTGAGTTTCAGAGGGGAAGATAGTCGTGCAAAGTTCATGTCACATCTGCATTCCTCTCTTCAAAATGCAGGGATTGATACTTTCAGAGATGATGACGAGATTCAACGAGGAGATCAAATCTCAATCTCACTGTTGAAAACAATTGGACAGTCTAGAATTTCTATtgttgttttgtcaaaaaactaTGCTAATTCAAGATGGTGTATGCTAGAGTTGGAGAAGATAATGAAAATTGGCAGAGATAGGGGTCTGGTTGTTGTGCCGGTGTTCTATGAGGTGGATCCCTCAGATGTACGTCATCAGAAAGGTCAGTTTGGGAAAGGTTTTGATGATCTTACATCAAAAATCTCAGTGCATGAATCCACAAAGACTCGTTGGCAAAGAGATCTCTATGAAATTTGTGGCATTGCAGGGTTTGTCCTCATAGATTCCag GAATGAAAGTGCTGATATCAAGAATATTGTCGAACATGTCACTCGTTTGCTAGATAGGACACAGTTATTCGTTGCTGAACATCCAGTGGGTGTAGAATCTCGTGTGGAAGCTGTGACTAAGCTACTAAACATCCAAAAAGCAGAAGATGTTTTACTAATAGGGATATGGGGAATGGGGGGTACGGGTAAAACAACCATTGCCAAATCCATTTACAACAAAGTTGGGAGAAAATTTGAGGGAAGGAGCTTTCTTCTGGGTATAAGGGAATTTTGGGAGACACATACTAATCAAGTTTCACTACAGCAACAGGTACTTTGTGATGTTTACAAAACAACAGCTTTGAAGATACGAGACATTGAATCAGGGAAAAATATATTGAAGGAAAAACTTTCCAAGAATAGGGTGCTTTTTGTGCTCGATGATGTGGATGAATTGGATCAACTAAAGGCTTTGTGTGGAAACCGTGAATGGTTTGGTCCAGGAAGTAGAATAATCATTACAACAAGAGATATGGATCTTCTTAGATCATGTGGAGTTGATCAAGTGTATACAATAGAAGAAATGGACGAAAGTGAATCTCTTGAGCTTTTCAGCTGGCACGCATTCAAGCAACCAAGTCCGACAGAGGATTATGCTACACATTCAGCAGACGTTATTGCTTATTCGGGGAAATTGCCACTAGCACTTGAAGTCCTTGGGTCCTATTTGTCTAATTGTGAAATAACAGAGTGGCAGAAAGTTTTGGAGAAACTCAAATGTATTCCCCATGACCAAGTACAGAAGAAGCTAAAAGTAAGCTTCGATGGTTTAAAAGATTTTACAGAGAAACAAATATTCCTGGATATATCTTGTTTCTTTATTGGGATGGACAAAAAGGATGTAACAGCAATATTAAATGGGTGTGGGTTTTTTGCTGATATTGGAATTAAAGTCCTTGTAGAGCGAGCGCTTTTAACTGTTGACAATAGGAACAAGCTTAGAATGCATGATTTGTTAAGAGACATGGGCAGACAAATAATTTATGAGGAATCACCATCAGATCCTGAGAAGCGCAGTAGGTTGTGGCGCTGTGATGAAGTGCAAGATATATTATCTAGGGATAAG gGAACAGAAGCTGTCAAGGGACTGGCTTTGGAGTTCCCAAGAAAAGATTGTCTGGAAACCAAAGCATTTAAGAAGATGAATAAACTCAGATTGCTTCGCCTCGCTGGGGTGAAGCTTGAGGGAGATTTTAAATACCTTTCAGGAGATCTTAGGTGGCTATACTGGCATGGATTTCCAGAAACCTACACTCCTGCAGAATTTCAGCAAGGAAGTCTAGTTGCCAttgaattaaaatatagtaagcTCAACAAAATTTGGAACACGAGCCAG ATGCTAGAAAATCTAAAAAATCTTAATCTTAGTCATTCTCTGGATTTGGCTGAAACCCCAAACTTTTCCTACTTGCCTAATCTTGAAAAGCTGGTACTCAAAGACTGTCCAAGTTTGTCTACAGTCTCCCATAGCATTGGATCTCTACATAAACTTCTTATGTTAAATTTGACAGACTGCACAGGTCTTCAGACACTTCCGAGAAGCATCTATAAATTAAAGTCTCTAGAAACTTTGATTCTTTCAGGATGCTCCAAGATTGACAAATTGGAGGAGGATTTGGAACAAATGGAATCATTGATTACCTTGATTGCGGATAAGACTGGTATAACAAAAGTGCCATTTTCAATAGTGAGATTGAAAAGCATCGGATATATTTCTTTAAGTGGCTTTGAAGGATTTTCTCGTGATGTATTCCCTTCTCTAATTCGGTCTTGGATGTCGCCATCAAATAATGTGATATCCCTAGTTCAAACATCAGTGTCCATGTCATCACTTGGTACTTCAAAAGACCTTCAAAAACTTCGAATTATTTGTGCGAAGTGTGATTCAGAGTTACAACTAACTCGAGATATAGCAAGGTTTTTGGAAGTATTAAAAGCCACAAATTGTCAGAACTTGGAAGCAAGTGCAAGTTCAACTGCATCAGAGATCTCTGATATGCATGCTTCTCCCGTAAGTGATTGCATTGGTCATTTTCGCAATTTAGGGTCAAAGAATCACTTGAAATCTCTCTTAATTCAAATGGGAACAAAATGCCAAATCTCTAATGTTGCTGAAGACAGTGTTTTACAG ACTGCAGATGGGACTTGGGATTTATTTTTACTCGGCTGTGACAATAAATCTGATTGGCTAACTTTCAGTTGCAAAGGTTGTTCGATAATATTTGATGTCCCAACAATGAAGGGGAGTTACCTGAAGAGTATGATGTTGTACATTGTCTATTACTCTTGCTCGGAAAACATAACATCAGAAGGTTTCCAAGGTATGTTAATCATAAATTACACAAAGACAACCATTCATGCATATAAAACAGATACACTAACCTCCTTTGACGACGAGGATTGGCAGAGCATAACCTCAAATCTAGAACCTGGTAACAAAGTGGGGGTTATGGTTGTTTTTGGGGAGGGTTTCATTGTTGAGAAGACCATAGTATCTCTCTTATATGATGAACCACTAGACAAAGAAATGGAACGCAGTCATTTAATAGACGAGGAGGATCTTGTTTCTGGCAATGACAATAAAAATGTTAGTGTTTCTTGTGGTGATAATGAAGCCATCAATCGCTTTGCAGAGGAAATGGTGAACCACATGCAGATCACCATGTACGGTGGTGGTATATATGCTGATGCTGTGGGACCATTACAACTAGTACCACATGACCCTGACCAGCCTGCAGAGGCAGTAGCTGAGGAGATTCCTGCAGCTGAAGCATATGGTGATCAGGAGCAACAGGTTCCTCCACCTGAGGGTCAACCTGAGCAGCAGGCAACAGCTGCACCTGAGGCCATTGGGTCGGCCTTAGGAGCTCAGATTTTGGATGCCTTTAGAGAGCTGAGGGCTGATTTCTTCCAACTAGAGCAGACTGTTACTGCTAGGCTGAATGCAGTAGAGGTCAGATTAGTGGTGCTTGAGGATGCCATAGCAGAGATACCACGTGGCTCGAATTCTGAGTTCACCGCCGTGGAGAGCTAG